In the genome of Carassius carassius chromosome 12, fCarCar2.1, whole genome shotgun sequence, the window GGATCGCACAGCACGTGCCCTAGGACTTTACAGGAATCTGGTGAACACGTTCAGCATGAGCTGGTTAAAAAGAAGAGACCTGAAAAAGGCACAGATGGAGGCCAACATTACTCAGCATAATTTAGTTCTGgtaagttaaatattttattaaaagtatttttattttgtatattaaattaagtaaaacaagtttaaagtaaatttatcttttaaaaaatatattataatcctCAAACCAATTTTctactttatattatataatctctaaaactaatgttttataatttttaaggGTTATATTAGGTAGACATCCTGCTTAAGGTAAAAGCTACCTCTTTACTTTTTACAGTGTCTGACAGAGCTGCAGCAGATGATGATGTGCCTACAACATCTTCTGCACCTCCTCCAAAAAAGAAGAGACTGTGTGATCTGCTGCAGAAAAGAAAAGCTCAACCTTCTACACATGGCTTAACAAAAAGAGAGCAAGCTGATGCTGAACTGTCAAGGTACCTACAGGAAGAAGCACTAGATAACTCGGCAGACCCTCTGATGTGGTGGAAAGACAATGAATCCAGGTTTCCTTTGATTTCCAAGTTGGCAAGAATGTATGGtcatagtttatttttgtgattcattgtttctgttatttacagaattttcaaatttgtaaaatatatttatattttactttagtttGAGATATTGACACGACAGTCCTTTTTGTGTTATGGTAACTTTATGgtgattgtttttattatttatactttcatatacatttacattttttctttaaatgtacacatttctgaaagatacatatttttcatttaataaattactttaatatttaaaggCTTTAAGTGTATTAATGTGTTATTGCAAGTGACAACTTACAAGGGATTCAATTAAATAATCACAACAATTTGTATGACAATTAATTGACAAAGCcctaaaacagacaattaatcgCCATGATCACAATTATTAATCGTCAGCCAAATTTCATaatcgtgacagccctaatatatatatatatatatatatatatatatatatatatatatatatgcaaaatatgtacgatttaaaaatacatgttcacacacacccacccacacacattatttttgcatgagtataacattttattttatattaataaaatacacactttatacgtgtgtgtgtgtgtgtatatatatatatatatatatatatatatatatatatagactcgatagatagacagacagacagacagacagatagatagatacataagtattatttatttttaatgtaattatctATTAAAAATCATACAATCTTATAAAATCATACAAAactgtaatatacatttttttatactcaataaaaatcaacaaatgtCAAATAGTTCCgcgaattatatatatataccgtatatatatatatatatatatatatatatatatatatatatatatataaatttaattgtacatattttgcatacacaaacaaaaacacacacacacaaacacacacacacacacacacacacacacacacacacacacacacacacacacacacaaacacacacacaaacacacacacacacacacacacacacacacacacacacacacacacacacaaacacacacaaacacacacacacacaaacacacacacacacaaacacacacacacacacacacacacactaaattaatgtgtatatatatatatatatatatatatgaatgaatgatgagAAGATTAACCCGCAGTTCTTACTCGTGTCCGTGAGCTGCACCTGTACACCGATGGAGCATCTGTCCGTGGCTCGCTGGAGCTGAGCCTCGGTGAGCAGCAGTCGGTTCTTCAGTCCCCGGATCTCCTCGTTCCTCCTCCGGATCTCCTGATGAAGAGCAGCAGCGTCTTCCTCCAGCAGCTGACTGATCTCCGCCACCGCCGCCTTCGCCAGCACGTCCATGATCGCGGAGATCTGCGCCTGTAACGAGCTCATCTCTGTTATTAACACACTCTGCTGATCTGTGACTACAGAAACACAACGAACAACATCCGGGAAAcatccgtcaaaataaaagtcacgcGTTGCAGCCAGTCTATGGTTGCAGCGGAAGTTCAAAAACAGAAATTATCCGTTTCAtcacattattaatttattactagGTATAACACGGTTTTAAGTTGGAGAATCTCTATATTAggttttattctattattttaacttatatttatttattaatctgggcttcttcgtaaatgggtcacacttagcttcctcccgcccgaaaacgggcgaagccttaaaattgtactttactttttcccaggataaccaatcaaatatatttttgttctataatgttttctgattattatttagaatttttagatttttttatgatactttgccttaattatataatttttatgagctattttttccattagaattaatatatcattttttattttatattttttttttttttaaaaattcaataaatgcagcatttcacatcaaaatagagtgccagcctaaaaaaaaaatgttccaggagaagaacttcatctagtggctttaaaaaatagccacttttgtgtaatgtcctgtaccagcctgtaggctgtctatagcttcctatatatcctatatagaaaggctttttgattccttttgttgttttagacatgatttctctatcttattcgttttttttatttagatatacatttagatattctaaaagatgattactttattttcttaacaaaaatgtttagataagtatcaggttttgcattatgattacaatcaaactatagcatttggttagaaagggaacacaatgtgtgtgtgtgtgtgtgtgtgtgtgtgtgtatgtgtgagtgaatgtgtgtgtgtgtgtgtgtgtgtgtgtgtgtgtgtgtgtgtgtgtgtttgtgttgcatttgagcgagagtctctttttgtattttttatttatttatttttgcatattctcaaaatttgctgttgcagtctctctctttctctctctctctctctctctctctctctctctgtgtgtgtgtgtgtgtgtgtgtgtgtgtgcatttgagcaagttttttatttcatttattgattttatgtggaatattctacaaatttgctgttgcagtcgccagtttatctgtgtatgtgtgtgtgtgtttgtgtgcgtgggtgtgtgtgtgtgtgggggggggggggtcttatttgcactcttgatgttctagagtgtcaccccttcattgctgtacactttttttcagcacagttgctgatctgtagcttgtaccaccaaaagtttctctgagttttcctattttttcgtatttcccattcatttcctatgtcgcccgttttcgggcgggaggaagctaagtgtgacttttttttttacaaccctttaacatatcagaatcatctccttgatttttttgtgtgttcatataggtaatacaacaaaagtcaccaagtttcatacccatccgatgaagcaaaaaaattaaacatttcaaaacgttcaagttttcgcccgttttcgggcgaagaagcccagagggttaatagattatttatttattattggacATTGCTGTTTTAGTAtttctatattaatttattttaattattaactgATTATTTCTTATTGAACATAGTACGGTTGTTTGAGCATCTCTGTATtacgttttatttaaattatttattattggattattttctttattatttagtaATGCACATGGATAGTACTGTTGTTACTTTAAGCATCTCTGTGTTTAATTAGTTTACTTTTCTAAGatatttctatgtttatttataatGTGGTTATTAttgaacagtactgtattttagcaaagttttatttattaacattttatttatttactattattggTTATTTATTAAACATGCTGCTGTTGTTAGTttgagcatttatatatatacaattttattttaatagtattttttattgtttaagcatctctatattaaattttatttaattaaaaattatttattactgGTTTATTCATTATTACTGTTGTTATTCTAAGCATctctatattatttattttttctatattaattttctaagatatttctatatttatttataatgtgattattattgaacagtactgtttttgagcaaagttttatttatttactattattggTTATTAAACATACTGCTGTTGTTAGTTTGAGCATATCTGTATTcaattttatgttaatttttttattataattgtttaagCATctctatattacattttatttaattacaaatatttattactTGGTTATTCATTATTACTGTTGTTAGTCTGAGTTTctctatattattacatttttttctatattaattTTCTATATTCaattttactattataattttttattaaacatataaCTGTTGTTTGAGAATCTctttatgaaattatatttaatttaatattatgtatGAATTACTGGTTAGTCTGAGCATCTCtctagtattttatttttcaccagAGAGCCTGATCTCCTGTGACATGATCTCCATGAAGCTTTAGATCAaatcacattcaaacacacacacacacattcctgcaACACACACCAGTGTAAACACCAGCAAATCCCCATCCGAATCACCCAGGAATTATTTCCATCAGAAAGTCACAGGCTTTTATTGTCAATTGCAAAATGATGCTCCCATATTAAATAATCCAtacaaactaataaaatattGCAAAGCAACATAACACAGgtcataaaatgaaaaattaatttatatataaatgaaatgcattttatgtatCAATCAATGTTTAACAAATAGTGTAACAAATGTTAACTCAAAAAAGGCAGTGTATCAAACTAAAAGCAATgcttgtttattttataatttatcataCAAAATACATGTTGAATGTCAAACGGCGTCGATGATGAATCACCAGTATGCATACGCCTCTTCTTCGGTGTGGCTGCGCTGGTGCAGTTTGAGAGAGTTTAAGTGTGAGTAGGACTTGCCGCACTCCTCGCAGCTGTAGGGTTTCTCTCCGGTGTGCGAGCGCTGGTGTGAGATCAGGTGTGAGTTACAGTAGAAGCCCTTGCCGCACTGTGGACAGGTGTAGGGTCTCTCTCCGGTGTGGATGCGCTGGTGGATCTTCAGGTAGAAGCGTGTGGTGAAGGTCTTTCCGCACTGAGGACAGCGAGAGCTCCTCTCCGCCGCTGAAGGATTCACACGCAGGGGGATCTCCTCCGGTCTGTACGCTTCTTCCATGTGATGCTGTGTGTTCAGATCCGGCCGTCGGTTCTCGTATCGCTCGCCTGATTCAAGAGGAGACGCGTCCAAACTCTGGCCTTCGGAGTTGATGGGATATTCCTCAGAAACGGGTGAATTCCACAACCCACTGGGCTTGATTTTACTCCCGTCTGCAGAGTGAAGCACAGAAAGCAGAGGGTTATCACAGCTGCACCTTACATGTTTGCATGACCATTTTTTATATGGgtgttaataattgtatttaaaaataaactgcGGTAGAATTTAATAGTTTGGGCtattggggtggagtaaccctttaattgtAACCTTTAATATTATAGTAATGCGCAAGTAATAAGGCTCCCTATAGTTTACAGAATGAGCTGaaatagatttgtttttaaaaacttaaactttGAATGATAATAGCATTCATTAGCCTTCTGGTGTTGTTCAATCATTTTTTATGGAaaaatcttactttttttttttcacggaaATAGTACAAAACTTGGTAGGCT includes:
- the si:dkeyp-68b7.5 gene encoding zinc finger protein 134 gives rise to the protein MSASGDIHAQLASILERFAKCALLEMSRAVEQEMTRRQMEVETLLVKLQFTESELRSARQSQANLRSVGIQVHSSGQREVNLNLVKFNENYDGETPTGTNTDDPSAQAFALNEDGIKSIRIKEEHMDEGQWDSGLISPALCPLGPEAEDQDSFSAGTGLSKQNGSKIKPSGLWNSPVSEEYPINSEGQSLDASPLESGERYENRRPDLNTQHHMEEAYRPEEIPLRVNPSAAERSSRCPQCGKTFTTRFYLKIHQRIHTGERPYTCPQCGKGFYCNSHLISHQRSHTGEKPYSCEECGKSYSHLNSLKLHQRSHTEEEAYAYW